DNA sequence from the Odontesthes bonariensis isolate fOdoBon6 chromosome 18, fOdoBon6.hap1, whole genome shotgun sequence genome:
CCATACCTAACACCCTGCAAAAAATCAGAAACTTGTCACAAAGTGAACAATTGTTATGAAAATTTACGAATTCCCTCCAGActatatatgcttttttaaaatcaccacctgcatttattctatcaatacaagacacaaacagatataataaatcgtggccttttttctggccagttttctttggatggacagggcatttctcaggggggcaggaccCCCCTCATTTACACACGAAGACGTGCCATCTGCACATGTTTATCCTGAAGTCAGCGGCGAAGCGCTGGCGTCTTATCAAGCCTTGGCTTTAAtggctttgttttgctttgtcataTTGTTTGATCAATGATGATGTTGGTGTATAAAGATTGTGATAATGATGCGAACTTTGACTTTGGTTTAGATAAATAATGTAGTAAACAGGGTCTGTGGGATAATAAATCTGCCCTGCCTGGTAGTGGCGTGTTTGTGTCGGTCTGAACTGTGAAAAGTGTGAAACCAACAGGGATAAAGTCGTGATTCCGCTCTGTTTTGGGGGGAATTTTCCCCTCCGGTTTTATTCGTGCTCTCCTCTGCAGGCGGCGGCACCGGGAGATGATCGGGGGAACGTTGAATCTGGGGGGCGTATAACTGTCAGTGCAGGAATAGAGCCGGCTGTGCAAACAAAAAGCTGCTCAAACAGCACTGGGAAAGCAGAACAGAAACTAAAGTCCTGGGTAAATAACAGCCAAGCCCACTCGTATCTGTTTTGGCGTTTGGATCTTTCCCAGGATACGCGTTTCTTGGTTTCCCCTCCAATAAAATGCCTCTGCaacaggaaactgtttttgaattggctctatatgaatgaattggattattttataaatgattatgataataatgaattgaattccaattggcttgaattggactttattacttaagtgccttgagatgacatttgttgtatttggcgctatataccGGAACTCCGCAACATTGACTCTTTACCCCTCAAACCCATCCGTTACaagctgcattctccctctagcctctttttaacttgtgttattttatttattgtgtttttaatgtgttgtaaagtgtccttgagtgttGAGAAAGgcccttttttaaaaattaaatgtattatttttattattatataaataaaactgaattgaattgaatttaattgaattgaattaaaaaccgtgagactctgtttctgttattgtttttattgttttaatattgttcttatgttttatgccttatattttgtgttgttactcatatacagcactttgtttcagccacggctgtgttaaagggctgtataaataaagttgagttgagttgagttgagtatttggcactatattctggaactcactcccaccagacatccgcaacattgactctttacccctcaaacccatctgtttcaagctgcattctccctctagcctctttttaacttgtgttattttatttattgtgtttttaatgtgttgaaagtgtccttgagtgttgagaaaggagctttttaaaaaattaaatgtgttattattattattattattattattattattattatcatcatataaataaaactgaatttaattaaaaaccattaaactctgtttctgttattgttttattgttttaacctcttaacgcctattgtcgcatatatgctacaaaccgtttgactcaatcaaccagctgagatagcatctttatccccccaatgccggttagtccatattcactacgaccGCAAAGTGACAGACTTATTTGCTGTTgcagatttatataaataaatttgtaaaaaaaaaaaaagggtgaataaaaaaacattgttttttcacagttatattactgtgttgttgttatcttattattgaccattatgcctgttgtcacaaatttgcaacataccaaaatttctatttattttttgtgcaaaagtgaaattaataatctcaacattatttaccatctacttaaaggctaaaacacacacaattttttttttatatacagctatataaattcaggcgttaaggggttaatattgttattgtttattattgtttttacattgttcttatgttttatgccttgtattttgtgttgttactcatgtacagcactttgtttcagccaaggCTGTGTTAAAgtagcctggctctcacgcagacccttcgtgcttcgtgcatcttcgttacacttcgtgagctcgcacgagggtctgggcgcgccttgttgagcccgaagtcttcggttaccccataaacgggcccgcctctatgcctagatccaatcacaatcgtggggcggggtgttcacaggtatgacgtagcatccagcgcgacaacgaacacagtcaaacacagtACGACAACAACAATGGCGGCACGGATGCAAGAGCATGGACTCAGCTTCGATTCGGTGGTTTCGACGGTGTTATCTAAACTACCACATATCAATTCTTTAAAAGAGGAGCATTTACCGCCATTGCCGgacgattagctgctgctagctcctgctttgctcgctgctgttgtgttttgtttattttccaccacagaccgagaGGCTGGTCGCActccaacgcgtcacgtccgctttcgatatgattggtcgaagtagtacgtgacacacacgttgaattctccaatcaggttcgagaggtttttgaatacaacccccgcctactcacagcagagaacagctaggcaaccgacaaaattccagatggatgagaaacatccatctgcgtgagaaccaggttagtgttaaagggctttataaataaagttgagttgagttgaattAAAAACCATGAGACTccgtttctgttattgttttattatttttattgtttttacattgttcttgtgttttatgccttatatttcgtgttgttactcatgtacagcagtttgtttcagccacagctgtgttaaagggttttataaataaagctgagttgagttgagttgaactGGTCACTTATTTTCTGCTTCGTTTTCCTCTCCAGAAGCCTCCAGCGTGACACGCCCACCTCTTCCCCGCCATAAAAGACTCGGGGGGGCCACAAACCAAGTCACGCTTTCCCAAAGTCCAGCCCCTCCTCCGCCCGCATTGACTGCCAACTCCAGCACATTTATGACCTTCCAGGCCGGCCCTCCGGCTCACTTAGACGGTGCTTCCTGACACGTCCTATTATTCTGAATCATTTCACTTAAGTGCCCAGATGCTACCTATCTGCTGCCCTCCTTTGAGAGGGTGATTAAGGCCGGCTGGTGCCGGATAAATGCCCCCGGCTTCTTGCATGAGTGGCTGCGTTTGCTTATCAGCGCGTCGGTTGTGATGTCACGTGCACCTCGCCCCCTGCGCGCCCACATTCTGGCCGccgcctcttttttttttcttctcccgtCTCGGAGTCGAGTGTGAGGACGCGGATTCTGAAAAGATGCTGCATGCGAGGGAGGACGCCGGGCCCGGGGGTAAACCGGAGGACGTGTGCCCGTTCTAGCAGACTCTTTCTCAGGAGGATGGCGTTGGCGGTGCTGGACTGCGTCGTGCTCTTCGTGCACACCTTCACCTTCCTGCTGGGCCTCCCCGCCAACCTGCTCGTCCTCTTCGTGCACGTACGCAAGGCCCGCAAACATGGCGCCACGCCCAACGTGGTCTACGCCCTCAACCTGTGCCTGGCCAACCTGGCGTTCGTGGCCTGGCTGCCTGTTAAGTTCGTGGAGATCGTGCTGATGGACTGGAGGCTGCCGGCGCCCGTGTGCCCCGTCTACAGCTTCTTCCTCTACTCCTCGCTCTACGGCAGCTGCCTCTTCATCACCGCCGTCACCGTGGGGCGCTACCTCAGCATCGCGTTCCCCATCATCTATAAGAGATACCGCCGCGCGCGGCTGTCGTGCTTCCTCTGCGTCGGCTTGTGGGCACTGGTGATACTGCACCTCGCCATCAGCCTGGTGGCGGAAGGCGGGGTTTACTTCATCGGCATCAAGGACGACGTCTCGGCTTGTTACGACCACTTCAACGCGTCGCAGCTGAGCGTGCTGCTGCCTCTGCGCCTGGAGATGGCCGTCGTCTTGTTTCTTCTGCCTCTGATCATCACGTCTTTCTGCACGCAGCGCTGCGTCGCCCTGGTGTGGCGCTCAAATCTGCGCCCAACGGGGAAGCGGAGGGTCCTGGCCGTCGCGCTGTCCACGCTGGCCGTGTTCGTGGTGTGCTACGCGCCCTACAACGCCTCGCATGTTGTGGGCTTCGCGTTGAGCACGAACGTGGAATGGCGGCCTTACGCGATGCTGACAAGCTCCTGCAACGTCTTCCTGGAGCCCGTGGTCATGCTGATGCTATCGCCAGCCGCGTCCCGCAGCGTTTTCAGGAGAATGTGCAGCCAGCAGAACCGCTTCAGGCGGAGCGACAGGAGCCCGCATCCGGCCAAAGCCGACAGCGGGTTTTCAGACATCAAAGTGCCACCGACGGCGTCCGAGAGGGGCCGGGTGGGCATCGAGGTGACCAAGGAAAGTCAGGGCTGAGGCCCGGAACCGTAACACCGTTCCCGAGGGacaacaccacagaagaagctCATTCAAtacttatgtatatatatatttacctattttatctttatttttttcttacatataCATAGTTTTTTATTCTACCTTTTATTCTACCTTTTATTCTACTTTTCTTTCTACTTTAGCCTTGTATATGCTTGAATCTACTAAcaccttatttatttattaccactaacaccatattttatttattttattaccgtaacaaaaaaactgtgcatcttagacccttccctttttttttttacattacttatatatttttaatatttttatattcgcactctctttgcactgttttctGTGGGTTTAAATTTCGTTGTACCATGTATAATGACAATgaaggcattctgattctgattctgattctatgtctttttttgtatttgttgcaAGAGagcgaggtgtaaccggagtcaaattcctcgtgtgagtccacatacctggcaataaaagtGATTCTGATTTTGATTCTGATTCACCGCATGTTTCTTAGGATAAAAACGACGACAGAAGCTGTTTATGACCGCTGAAGCTGCTCAGAGTGTCTTTGACAGATGGTTAATTCAACTGTTTACATCACAGTCTGATGTCAGACATCTTAATCACCACCAGAGAtggttttttatcttttaaaatgtcACGATGCAAGGATCAGGCATTTTTTTTCAATGGAAAGAATAAATTAAAGGGTTACTTTCTACTTTCTCAGTTCACCTGAATAAATAAGTTGTATCACGGTCatagtttatttatagagcacatttaaaataacctCAGTCGACCAAAGTGCTGCAcagcaaaacaacaaacaaaacaacaaaaacataataCAAATAATCCTAAACActacaacaacaaatacaacacaAGGGATACTAATCattcaatataaaacaaattaagattaaaagtgaaaataaaagagagtAAGAGGGATAAAGAGAAAGCGAGAGAGCCAAGATTCAGCACTTCTACGTTCGTCAGCCATTTAAACGATCACAGCACGGACGGATTCCAGCCACTGAGAATGGTTTGGTCTTTGATAGCATCTTAGAGATGTTTGAGTTCTTAAATGAATGTTTAAAAGTTGTACCAGAGTTTAGACGCATCCGCTCAGTTCCAGTGTGTGATGATGTAAAAGCTAGCTTAGGTAGACTGCTCATTTAGAGCCAAAAAGACAAGAAAGACTGCTGAAGACAGAAGATCCTCAAAGGCCCGTCCAGCAGATCAGAACCAGCCTTCAGGAGGCAGGTGTGTCTCTGTCAGAGAcgacatgctaaccgctagttagccacagaaacacagaggctacgccgctacatgctaaccactagttagccacagaaacacagaggctacgctgctacttgctaaccgctagttaggcacagaaacacagaggctacaccgctacatgctaaccgttagttagccacagaaacacagaggctacaccactacatgctaaccgctagttagccacagaaataCAGAGGCTACAccgctacatgctaaccgctagttggccacagaaacacacaggctACACCGCTACATGCTAAccactagttagccacagaaacacagaggctacgctgctacttgctaaccgctagttagccacagaaacacagaggctacaccgctacatgctaaccgctagttagccacagaaacacaggggctatgctgctacatgctaaccactagttagccacagaaacacagaggctgtgttcgaaaccgcctactacatactatatactcattgatcagacagtatgcagagcgtttacccacaatgcatttcactcctgcccgagccgaaatcagccggcctgaagctgattttgcttaagctataaactctgcaaatatataactttagcaacatttgaaatattttcaggcgagaaagtagtcgtttaaaTCCCcgacgtgttgaaaatctgacaaaataccggttatttacaattttgttccgacgaattcagcgctactaaagctagccgtagtgagcaacacacttattttcacaaaataaaatgcccgttgccttttatcatagggaaagccattacgatacgattggtggttttgttttgaaaacaggaagtgaacctaccctcgttgtagctagcttgaaactgctgttttgacaggaaatgacgatcggcgacgtcatgttacgttgcatcttgggcagtttgagtatgagtagtaacctcatgatgcatacccaacatttaggagaatctagtatgcatccgggaacttaaaaaaagttaaagttagtaggagtagtgggagtagtaggaggagtatgcggtttcgaatacagccagaggctacgctgctatatgctaccgctagttagccacagcgGTAGCATATACATAACatagaggctacgctgctacatgctaaccgctagttagccacagaaacacagaggctacacttctacatgctaaccgctagttagccacagaaacacagaggctacaccGCTACTTGCTAACCGCTAGCtagacacagaaacacagaggctacaccgctacatgctaaccgctagttagccagaGAAATACAGAGGCTACGCCGCTACATACAAACCGCTAGTTACCCACAGAAACAGGATGGACACATTACAGTTTGCCACAAAGTccttaaaggagctgcagagttctGGACAGATCAGACCCAGAGGGATGGCAGGAAAATGCCTCCAAATTCATTGGACGGAGCTCGAGTTGTTTGATTTTTACTCTGAGGAGCTGAGGAGCGGGTCTTTATGGGGGGCTCTGAACACCTCAGACAGAAGAGTACAGAAGTACATTAGTACTGAAGGAAGTACAGCAGTACTTTAGTACTGAAGGAAGTACAGCGGTACTTTAGTTCTGAAGTACAACGGTACTTTAGTACTGAAGGAAGTACAGCGGTACTTTAGTACTGAAGGAAGTACAGTGGTACTTTAGTACTGAAGGAAGTACAGCGGTACTTTAGTACTGAAGGAAGTACAGCGGTACTTTAGTACTGAAGGAAGTACAGCGGAACTTTATTACTGAAGGAAGTAGCCTACAGCGGTACTTTATTACTGAAGGAAGTACAGCGGTACTTTAGTTCTGAAGGAAGTACAGCGGTACTTTAGTACTGAAGGAAGTACAGCGGTACTTTAGTACTGAAGGAAGTACAGCGGAACTTTATTACTGAAGGAAGTAGCCTACAGCGGTACTTTAGTACTGAAGGAAGTACAGCGGTACTTTAGTACTGAAGGAAGTACAGCGGTACTTTAGTACTGAAGGAAGTACAGCGGAACTTTATTACTGAAGGAAGTAGCCTACAGCGGTACTTTAGTACTGAAGGAAGTACAGCGGTACTTTAGTTCTGAAGGAAGTACAGCGGTACTTTAGTACTGAAGGAAGTACAGCGGTACTTTAGTACTGAAGGAAGTACAGCGGTACTTTAGTACTGAAGGAAGTACAGCGGTACTTTAGTATTGAAGGAAGTACAGTGGTACTTTAGTACTGAAGGAAGTACAGCGGTACTTTATTACTGAAGGAAGTACAGCGGTACTTTAGTTCTGAAGGAAGTACAGCGGTACTTTAGTACTGAAGGAAGTACAGCGGTACTTTAGTACTGAAGGAAGTACAGCGGAACTTTATTACTGAAGGAAGTAGCCTACAGCGGTACTTTATTACTGAAGGAAGTACAGCGGTACTTTAGTACTGAAGGAAGTACAGCGGTACTTTAGTACTGAAGGAAGTACAGTGGTACTTTAGTACTGAAGGAAGTACAGCGGTACTTTGGTACTGAAGGAAGTACAGCGGTACTTTAGTACTGAAGGAAGTACAGCGGTACTTTGGTACTGATGGAAGTACAGCGGTACTTTAGTACTGAAGGAAGTACAGCGGTACTTTAGTACTGATGGAAGTACAGCGGTACTTTAGTTCTGAAGGAAGTACAGCAGTACTTTAGTACTGATGGAAGTACAGCGGTACTTTATTACTGAAGGAAGTACAGCGGTACTTTAGTACTGAAGGAAGTACAGCGGTACTTTAGTACTGATGGAAGTACAGCGGTACTTTATTACTGAAGGAAGTACAGCGGTACTTTAGTACTGAAGGAAGTACAGCGGTACTTTAGTTCTGAAGGAAGTACAGTGGTACTTTAGTACTGAAGGAAGTACAGCGGTACTTTAGTACTGATGGAAGTACAGCGGTACTTTATTACTGAAGGAAGTACAGCGGTACTTTATTACTGAAGGAAGTACAGCGGTACTTTAGTACTGAAGGAAGTACAGCGGTACTTTAGTACTGAAGGAAGTACAGTGGTACTTTAGTACTGAAGGAAGTACAACGGTACTTTAGTACTGATGGAAGTACAGCGGTACTTTAGTTCTGAAGGAAGTACAGTGGTACTTTAGTACTGAAGGAAGTACAGCGGTACTTTAGTACTGATGGAAGTACAGCGGTACTTTATTACTGAAGGAAGTACAGCGGTACTTTAGTACTGTAGGAAGTACAGCAGTACTTTAGTACTGATGGAAGTACAGCGGTACTTTAGTACTGATGGAAGTACAGCGGTACTTTATTACTGAAGGAAGTACAGTGGTACTTTAGTACTGAAGGAAGTACAGCGGTACTT
Encoded proteins:
- the LOC142367383 gene encoding free fatty acid receptor 3, giving the protein MALAVLDCVVLFVHTFTFLLGLPANLLVLFVHVRKARKHGATPNVVYALNLCLANLAFVAWLPVKFVEIVLMDWRLPAPVCPVYSFFLYSSLYGSCLFITAVTVGRYLSIAFPIIYKRYRRARLSCFLCVGLWALVILHLAISLVAEGGVYFIGIKDDVSACYDHFNASQLSVLLPLRLEMAVVLFLLPLIITSFCTQRCVALVWRSNLRPTGKRRVLAVALSTLAVFVVCYAPYNASHVVGFALSTNVEWRPYAMLTSSCNVFLEPVVMLMLSPAASRSVFRRMCSQQNRFRRSDRSPHPAKADSGFSDIKVPPTASERGRVGIEVTKESQG